The DNA region actgtgtaatttgaactatcccccactgataagaaagtgcttatttttaacaagctcgtgtaacacaaataaaatcccaacaattatgaaacataggggaaactatagatcgataattattggaatttatgatcaatagacattttttgcccgcacctgacCTTTAAGTAATATACATTGCCATTGCCAATTAtgtttttactttctatggaacCTTTATTACGGTCAAAATTTGTTTTCGAAGTTCTTAAAGTTTGTGAAAATATTATCTAAGTTTGTTATTGCTATTTTTATGCTTGTATCGCCTACTATTTGTGTGCCATGTTGGACACTGTTATCCCCAGTTGTCAACAAAGAATCTGTCTATATCTATGGAATTCTCGAATAACCATACCATTCAATTGTTTGAATTTCATTTTACAGGGTTTTAACTCAAATAAAACACACCATTCTCAATGCTGTATCTTCACATATactatcataggaatatttggtaatacagcatctcattcatatcacatgtggtgcctgtatcatgtagaaTACTAGATACATGTGAAAGACTTTTTACCAAATATTGTTATGATATTTCGGAAATAGATACAGCATCGAGAATCGgctgaataaaaataaaaaaacatatgtatgaacataaaaaataatataccaataTTGGTAATACGGTTAAaagtgattaaataaataatgaatatttatatcaCCGTAAGAATCTTTAGTTTCTGTGGAAAGTGTTACAAACATCAGCTGTATAGGCGCGCCCattcattatgaattattattagtacACCAATATTGGTAATGAAATGATTTAATGCATGATAAATTTATCACCGTATGAATGTTTAGTTTTTTCTTTGGAAGTAGTGGTAGTTACAGACATATGTATAGGCCtttatcattatgaattattatcaGTAAACCAATATTGGTAATACGGTATTGAAAATGATTTAATGCATGATCAAATTATTACCGTATGAATGTTTAATTTCTTTTGAAGGTACCGTGGTAGTTAAAAACATATGTATAGGCCtttatcattatgaattattatcaGTAAACCAATATTGGTAATACGGTATTGAAAATGATTTAATGCATGATAAATTTATTACCGTATGAATGTTTAGTTTCTTTAGATGGTTCCGTGGTCGTCACAAACATATGTAGGGGCAtttatcttattatttattagtaCCAATATTCGTTCAATGCTTGATGACTATTATAATGAGACCGTATGAATAACAGAGTTTGACTTTCCTGTGTCGCTTCACACTTTAGAACAACTGTTGACTTAACAGATATGTTACATTCATGTTCGGGCTAATTCAATATATCTTTGCCTATTAATGTCATCAATGTACTCTTATTAACCGCTGTTGACTGTCTGAGCTTAGTCGGTTATTATACTCTACTTAAGAAGATAGATCTTTTTTCCATCATCCTGCTGCAATGTCTCCACCGTATATTAAACGTTCGTTAAATACTCTTTATAATTACTgcacccgattctgctactgttaATAGGTGGTATCTGAAAAACTATAGCAAGTCATAAACGTTGCTGTCTGCATTACTTTCATTTCGTTATTTCATATTAacacttaaattaaattaaataatattaatgtcaaCTTGACGTGTGTTATGAGATTGTTAAAAGAAAGTGGAAAAGAAATAATATACTTGTGGAAAGTTTCATCtgtttttaatttgaaagacattttattttgaggtgaaataggcctacttcaaTTGCTAACTTGTGTAACTAGTATAATATCTTAATAAgattctattataaataaactatatcGATTTGTTTTTAGATCTTTTACCAGCTAAAGAATCTGGAGAACTGACAGGAAAGTTCCTGAAAGAAGTCACAGAGCAACTGGTCGAATACATCCAAGGATCGTTTGAACGAAAGAACAAAGTTATTGACTTCATGCAGCCGTCAGAACTAAAAGAAAAACTTCATCTTGATCTGCCAGATAAGGCAGAAAACCTGGATCAAATTCTTCTGGACATAAAAAACACGCTACGATATTGCGTCATAACCGGTTAGAATTCAaagataaatttttttttttatatatttttgttgaatatgccattttaatgttacctaatagttattcactttgacgaaaaactggatcgaaaaaaaaattatttatctgaaaagaataggcctaatgtaatttaaagcaaaaaaatacttaaattgtctgtcagactatggtttttgattaaaattaactgtttattttgtcttgtaagggaaataatacattttgttgactttttgtttttagaagtgaataactttattaaaactgaaaaaatgGTCTATTTAAagtctaattttattaatttgtttttggggggacagtacatctttaaattgATTGTTCGGCCTCCTAATCTTACAATCTCCTGAAATTGTTTTCATACACATTCTCTTTTGAATATAACTGTAAACTTAAATTAGCAAGAACAATTATAATGACAATCATTAAGAAAGTGATTGTAGTGACTAAAATGACCTGTATACCTCAGGGAATGTTTCTAAATGGAGAGAAATTAACCATTTTTATTAcgaatatatacaaataaattactTAAAGTAGCAATTGCCTTAGGAGAAATTGTTTGTAATGGAAAAACGGATAACGTTTTAAGGGTAAGCGGTGACTTAAACGTGTTATACAAACAATGTAAGGCGGATACCTCGACTGTGTACAGTTTGTCCTGTATCGATTAACAGTGTGAAATCAGTCGATGTCAATCTAATAACacttaacaaaatgttttcacaaTTGTGTGTTATTCTAATTCAAGTGAATAAGATTGTATTGAATCTCATGCTTGTCTGCTGCTGTCTCTAGATTTTTTTCAACAGCCAATTACCCATCTTGTACAATCATGCGATCTTTTATAAAACGCATCACGAATCAGAGACAGGTACGACAGTTGATGGTAGTACAGTGTATTAGAAAAATAAGGCACACCCGAACTTTAGAAAAAGAAACATTGAATGGGCGTATTTGTTAAACTTTGATCTCTAAATTACagaaaaattgctaaatttaaaagaaatgcCCATGGTAGCCACAAGAGGGCCTGTATCGTTGATTTTCGCTTTAAACTTTGTATcacaataattttatttcaaataataccAGAGCGAAGTACCCGAatcagaatttaaaaaaaaattataatcgaTCTCATTTTTTTCCtcacaaaattaaacatttttcccCCTGGTTGTTTGtattaagacaggaccacaatgcaaaacaggTTTTCTTTTACCTGATTGTGTAATTCTGTATAAAgatgttgtaaaataaataaatacaagtaCTATCTTCATACAGGACATCCAAGATTTTTCAACCAATTATCTCAGGGTTGTGACGTCATTTCAACTGCAGGCGAATGGGTCACCGCAGCTGTTAACACAAATATGtacgtcattttaatttacattttaatcaatataattttacCTTTATAGTTAAATATTTTTCGAAACCATACTGAAACTATAAActgatatttttttgtttcaaaggTTTACATATGAAATCGCTCCAGTTTTCACCTTGATTGAAAAAGCTACGTTGAAGAAAATGCGCGAATTTATCGGTTACAAAGATGGAGAAGGAATATTCTGTCCAGGTAACTAAAAgttactatttttatttgtgaaaCTCGGTAGTCATAAGCTCTGATCTGTTTAAGACGGAGTGAGCTTGTGGGCCAGGTAACTGACTATACATACACAGATAACGTTGAGATGCCATCatgtaagcttggttcccactgagacgcaacgtaagtgatttgaccaatcacaagcgatgaaatattcaaactgtcgcttggtccactcgtttgcgttgcgttgcgttgcgtctacgttctCGCGTTGTGTCTCTCTAGTGCAAACCACGCTAGAGTCAGggaaacactttttttttcttttgtagaTTCACTcacttataatttatatattcttGTTATACAGGAGGCGCAATCTCTAATCTGTATGCTGTTCTAGCAGCTAGACAACATCGGTTGCCACAGTGCAAACGAATGGGACTAAAAGGCATGCCGCAACTTGTCATCTTTACTTCTGTAGACGTAAGTCATTAatcttatataatatatataattttatatctaACAAGCATTAACCTCTGTTTAcacgttatgtgacaaacaaatgtgatgtgcccatatatggacatgatgatgtcatatcactaccatatcacTTCTGTAGACGTAAGTCATTAATCTAACATAATCTAACCAGCCTTaaaccctgtctacactatcaaactgtatgtgacaaacaaatgtgcccatatatggacattgttgttgtttcatttatttattttccacacattgaataaaaagaacagaTATGAACTATAAGAAAAAATAAGACCGGTGTGAAAGgagataaaaaaaagtaaaaattactTTAAGCATTGACCACTAGTTGTCGACATGACAAGAAAAGTAATAattctaaaatattttattatttttttttcaatctttctttaatacaTACAATAACTCTAAAATattgacaaaaatatattataagaaaaaaaaaataacattgaatAATTATGCCCAAAAAGGTAAAACTGACTAATACAAGgtttttttactgtaaaatcaacaacaaacatgatgatgtcattataACTACCATATCACTTCTGTAGACGTGAGTCATTAATCTAATCATAGACAGTGCTTTAAACTatgtaaaagataaaataatgtattcatgtttataaagctaaatatttgtatatattttagaGGATAAACCGGAGTCATAATTTTGTAGAAACTTTTTTGCTAACGGAGTTCAAATAGTTCATTGATGGAATTCATTAAACAGCTACCAATTCATTACCgtactgattttttttcttttggttgTTATATTGATTCTTAAGGCTAAATAAGACAGCATCGTACGACGAGGTCCGGCGAGTTGACAGAAACGAGTTCTTTCCTATTATTTAATGTTGAATTCAAAGTGTATATCTTTTGTCACATTTCAGAGTCATTTCTCGTTCATGAAGGCTGCCGTCATTTGTGGGATTGGAGCTGACAACGTGATAGCAGTGAATACAGATGAAAGGTACGTCGGTACAGTAATTGTATGGTAATGCATTCCATCCAGAATCGAGTTCAATGAAATGAGTGGAAGTTTCGGAATCGGAATGAAACGAAACGGCCACCATAGAACAAAAAGCCTTATACAAGATAGGAATCACGGTTTGACATTAATTACAAGTATGCCTTAAATCAATAGTGAATGGAAGTTTCGGAAATGGAATCGGAATGAAACGGCCACCCTTAGTATAGAACAACAAGCTTTAGAAAAGATAGGAATCACGGGTTGAAGACGTTTACTTTTTGTATTGAAAGAGGGCGTACTTGTgctgtattttatatatactgtatcgAAATATGCAATATTCCTCCGTCTAAGTCAGATCTTAGTTTCCGCCCATTACTTTGGCAGCATTAAGAGTCATGTGTCTACTAAACGTTACCTAATCGCCCGGCCGTATGCCCTTGCGTTGTAATGCAAAAAGTATATAATAagtatatataaaagtatatcacAAGTTATGATTCTTTTTCAGAGGAAAAATGCTAGTATCAGATCTTGATGACAAAATTCAACAGGCATCGGCCCGTGTAAGTTACACGATCGCTTTTATtcattgaatttgaattttcaattgaaaacataaagcttggttcccactagaacgtaaacaagcgttttaaccaatgacaagcgaagttatagacagttagcaatcacaagcgaataagccatcgcttgtgattggtcaattcacttgcgttgcgttacgtccttgtgttacgtcgctagtgggaaccacgctttacttaTTATATAATGCAGAATGCTCAAATACAGAGATAACGTTTGCTAAATTGTTAGTTAGCTAACTTTAGTTAGTAGCTAGTAAAAAACGTTGTTAACTTACACCTACCAGAGATGGAAATTggttatatattttacagtttaatgtttaatattgtGTATTTCTTGGCTTCTTTTGCAGGGTGATGTTCCATTTTTAGTCAATGCCACTGGCGGGACAACCGTAAGGGGGTCATTTGACCCTATTCAGTCCATTGCTGATGTTTgtgaaaaatacaatatatggTTGCATGTTGATgtaagtttatatatattatttgaacattCATCGTCCGGTGGTCTgcttttgtttgatagtgtaaacagagcttaacattctattttttttaatgcaggCTGCTTGGGGAGGCGGCGTCTTACTTTCACGTCGACATAGACACTTGCTGGATGGAATTGAAAGGCAAGTTATTTCTAAAACTTTTTTCCAAACGAACACTTTCGTAGTACGCATGCGTCTTAAGATGcagtttaaaataaagaagGAACTGTTTGCCTTACGTACGATCAAAACAacgattttttaaaaataatgtgaaCATTTTTTGATACTTACAGGGCAGATTCGGTGACATGGAACCCGCACAAGATAATGGGTGTGACGTTGCAGTGTTCTGCGATTCTTCTCAAGGAGGATGTAAGTTTGTCAATGTTTAAATAGAAAACGATGAAAAGGGTTTCGGTTCGAAGAAATAAATCTTGTTAATTTTAATTCCTTCTTAATGCTGCCGCGCCGGAATTTGTTTTCTAAACTGTTGTcaaactttttatttaaaagtaaagttaaaaaaaatgtatatatacttTTGTCATCATCTTCTTCCTATATTGTGTGCAGAACCTTATTTGAGTGTAGTCACACATGGGTTGGTCACACATGGTCACACATGGGTTGGTCACACATGGTCACACATGGTCACACATGGTCACACATGGGTTGGTCACACATGGTCACACATGGGTTGGTCACACATGGTCACACATGGGTTGGTCACACATGGTCACACATGGGTTGGTCACACATGGTCACACATGGGTTGGTCACACATGGTCACACATGGGTTGGTCACACATGGTCACACATGGGTTGGTCACACATGGTCACACATGGGTTGGTCACACATGGGTTGGTCACACATGGTCACACATGGGTTGGTCACACATGGTCACACATGGTCACACATGGGTTGGTCACACATTGTCACACATGGTCACACATGGGTTGGTCACACATGGTCACACATGGGTTGGTCACACATGGTCACACATGGGTTGGTCACACATGGTCACACATGGTCACACATGGGTTGGTCACACATGGTCACACATGGTCACACATGGGTTGGTCACACATGGTCACACATGGGTTGGTCACACATGGTCACACATGGGTTGGTCACACATGGGTTAGTCACACATGGTCACACATGGTCACACATGGGTTGGTCACACATGGTCACACATGGGTTGGTCACACATGGGTTGGTCACACATGGTCACACATGGGTTGGTCACACATGGGTTGGTCACACATGGTCACACATGGTCACACATGGGTTGGTCACACATGGTCACACATGGTCACACATGGGTTGGTCACACATGGGTTGGTCACATAATGCAGCTGGTCTTTATATTTCTTACattttttctttccttttttgttTTAGGGTATTTTGATGGAAACAAACTCAATGAAGGCGAACTATCTTTTCCAACAAGATAAGCACTACGACTTGGAGTACGATACAGGCGATAAAGCGATTCAATGCGGACGACATCTTGACGTGTTTAAATTGTGGCTTATGTGGAGAGCCAAGGTAAGGTTCTTCATATCAAATACtcctttaaagcttggttcctactagcgacgcaacgcaagaacgcaacgcaagtgaattgaccaatcacaagcgatggctctttcgcttttgattgctaactgtctataactttgcttgtcattggttaaaacgcttgcgttgcgtttacgtccttgcgttacgttcttgtgggaaccaagctttaattgTAGATACGAGAGTgatgtgacactttgtaatagtttttgttagtttttcatttatctgtttttgtatatctcagagcaaacataatttctatatatattttatatgcaaatgacaataaatggaagtaattttccactgatgaatgaatgcaTGAATCGTGAAAATGATGTTTGAGTTTCACAGAAAGTACTAAAACGCCCtcaattttttttcttgcaGGGAACTAGAGGTCTAGAAGCTCAAATCAACAAACTTATGGACTTGTCTCAGTATGTAGcaacaattatttacatttaacaaaatttatttaacaaataattaatagttattgTCTAAAAATAAGGATCAATAAAAGATAAGTTTGTATAAACTTGCCAAAATAAGTTTCTGAGGCCGATACTACGGTACCGGTACACAATGGACTATATTAGTATAGCTGGCATGTGTTACCATCATGTTAAGATTCACAAGtgcaaaattatttataatatccGATATCTATCTCATTCGTTATCCATCTCATCCGATATCCATCTCATCCGATATCCATCTCATCGGATATCCATCTCTTCATACTCATACTCTCACTGTTTTGATGCTATAAGTTCTAATGA from Antedon mediterranea chromosome 2, ecAntMedi1.1, whole genome shotgun sequence includes:
- the LOC140039906 gene encoding glutamate decarboxylase 1-like, with protein sequence MSRRRLMSAEVISDSNRMAGVTERIGSLGLNGSKKDLRERDNERLRRTMSVDDALITQPPQEELQPDYFELYARDLLPAKESGELTGKFLKEVTEQLVEYIQGSFERKNKVIDFMQPSELKEKLHLDLPDKAENLDQILLDIKNTLRYCVITGHPRFFNQLSQGCDVISTAGEWVTAAVNTNMFTYEIAPVFTLIEKATLKKMREFIGYKDGEGIFCPGGAISNLYAVLAARQHRLPQCKRMGLKGMPQLVIFTSVDSHFSFMKAAVICGIGADNVIAVNTDERGKMLVSDLDDKIQQASARGDVPFLVNATGGTTVRGSFDPIQSIADVCEKYNIWLHVDAAWGGGVLLSRRHRHLLDGIERADSVTWNPHKIMGVTLQCSAILLKEDGILMETNSMKANYLFQQDKHYDLEYDTGDKAIQCGRHLDVFKLWLMWRAKGTRGLEAQINKLMDLSQYLQDKLLERPGFQMVFNKPEYCNVCFWYVPPSLRGLPDTRENQLRLHKVAPAIKARMMEHGTTMVGYQPLREKVNFFRMITSNPATTKSDIDFLIEEIERLGKDL